The Panicum virgatum strain AP13 chromosome 6K, P.virgatum_v5, whole genome shotgun sequence nucleotide sequence GAAACCAATttagaagaggaagaggaaatgaCAGTGATGTACAAATCATCTAGGTCCAAGGTTGAGCCACTTATTCTTTTCAACTTTAGTGTATGTACTGCGTGTTCTTAAATGTATTTTTATGTACTGTGTGCTAATTAACAAATGTACAATACATCTACTTTTTTATGTTATGCAGGTTTCAAAAAGCTCTCAAATGGCTCCTGGATCAAGACAGACAAAGGCATCAAGAAACCCCCAAGGTGCTAGACCATCATCTATGTCGACAAGGTCAAGGTCTGAACCATCAGCCAATACACATGTTCCTCAAGAAAGGAGTCAAGCTAGAGTTGAGGAAGAGCTTATTCCACCATCTGCATTTGAATCAAGGGAAGTGAACACACCACTGCTTTTGAGGTCCAGTCGTCCAATCAGTGATGCTAATGAAGGAACTTGTAGCATGAGTCCAATGGACCAAGCTAGTGATATTGCTGGACAGGACATGCCGATTCTTGATGAAGGTAGGAAATTCTAACATATTTCCATTTCATTTTCTATGTTGAAAACATGCTTCTAATCCTTTACAAACATATGTTCTATTAGTTCCACCTGAAAGGCCTAAGAGAGTTCGGGATCCGACCTGGGGAAGAGGGCTCAACAAGCTTACTAACGCTATGGGTTCGAAAATGTGCCTTGCATTTGTTGAAGGGAAGAAACGACCTGAACATCCAGTGCAAGCAGCAAAGCTAGCTTCAGAGTCAGGCATACTGGTCCGGAACCATATGCCTATCTACCCGCATTGGAAGGATTACAAGAAGAAAATTGATACAGATGTCCAAAAAGATCACCTAGGATATCTAGCTGTAAGTTCAAACAGTCAATATTGTGGTATTAAAATTGAGTTTACTTTTATGATGTTACTTGATCACTTTTAGTGTAGTAAGATGACATCTTTTGACTTGAATAGATTCGCTTTAACTTGGATGTTGCTGATAACACAACAAAAAAAGTGTGTTCGGGTCTCCTCAAAGATGGAGTGCGTCAAGAGCGTTATAAACTGAAAAGAGATTATTTCAATGGTGTTCCTGAGGACCAAGTACTATCAAACAAACCTCCAAATACTAGTCAACAAGACTGGGCAAAACTTGTGGAGAAGTGGAATAATCCTAAACACAAGGTATCACAGATTAGATGTTACTTTAGTACTCACATAGCTCAGAAATGCTAAAATCTACTACTGATTTTTGCCTAGTGTATTGGACAAACTTCAACATTGACTCAGATTGCCTTGGATTTTCATTATTTGTAGGCAACATGTGCAGTGAACAAAAGAAATCGAGGAGAAGTTAAGCTTCACCAAACCACAGGCTCACAAAGCTATGTTGCTAAGAGATATTGTGTGGTAAGCTAAATTGTTTATGAATTCATTGCAGTATACAACTTGCTACCTTCAAAGTTATAAACATTTATATCATTAATGCAGAGAGAGCAAGGTAATGGGGAAGAACCTGATTCTGTGGATCTTTTCAAGGCAAGCCACTTCAGTAAGACAAAGGGTTATACTGATGTTGTACAAGAAGTAATTGTAAGTATATTAACTGCCAAAAATGTGCATGTGTGATGTTAGTTGAATGCATATTCTGAACTGAAATATAAACATGAAACATGTTACTTACCTTGTCAAAATATGAACTGAAAACATGTTGAATATGGTTCACTTCTTTCTTGTGGCTGCCATGCTTGTTTCGTTCTATTGGATCTGAATAAGCTCAAAACATCAATATGATGAAAAATCTGATCTAGTATATAAATTTGTAGTGCTTTGCTATGTTCTTTCCATCAAATGGTTGGTTCTATCCTTTCTATCAAATCTGAATGTATTGATCACAGAGAAATGGTtgcttatgttttttttttctatcaaATTTGAGCAATGTAATAGATTCATATTGGCTTTATTCAATCTTAGGATGCCATGGAAACTGCAAGGGATGAAACACCAGAAGAAGGTGAAGAACCAAAACCTATAGATGAGATTGTGGGTGGAGTTCTATCCGAGTACAGTTCATCAAGCAAATTTCTAGAAAACATGGGTATTCGTTCGGCCGGAAGCCAACCAATCAGCACTAACACTTCTAGTGCACGCATGAGAGAGCTTGAAGAAATAGTTCAAGTCCAAGCTTTGCAGATCGAGAAAGCTGAAAGAAATGAACAAGATCTGCGTGCTACTATTATTTCTCAACAGGAAAAAATAACAGATATGGAGCAGAAAATGGAAGAGACAAATGAGTCAAACAAAAGAAATGAAGAGCAGCTGGCCATTCTCAAGCAGAAGCAAGAAACTACTGATTCTCTTATTTTACGTCTGATTAGCCAATCACCAATCAGTTAAATTCAGGTTGACCATCCTTCATTCTAGTGGTACTATATGATAGATGTTTAAAGCCATGCTAATATTTTGTACTTGTGCTGCTGGTGACCAACTAGGCCAGTGTTGCCTTTGCTTTTGTAAGAACTATATAGTTCAACAGTGAACACTCATGTATGAAACAATGGCATGGTTGACATCTATTGGATAAATGTCATCTATATTGCATGCTTCCTGTCATGTTGGTCC carries:
- the LOC120711870 gene encoding uncharacterized protein LOC120711870, whose amino-acid sequence is MPIDAYEEARDRNIRSNIEKLKSSGVYDAKHLLNQLSTRKKNDYRIVARKKKFSEESASDYEPSADENNQSEESETNLEEEEEMTVMYKSSRSKVSKSSQMAPGSRQTKASRNPQGARPSSMSTRSRSEPSANTHVPQERSQARVEEELIPPSAFESREVNTPLLLRSSRPISDANEGTCSMSPMDQASDIAGQDMPILDEVPPERPKRVRDPTWGRGLNKLTNAMGSKMCLAFVEGKKRPEHPVQAAKLASESGILVRNHMPIYPHWKDYKKKIDTDVQKDHLGYLAIRFNLDVADNTTKKVCSGLLKDGVRQERYKLKRDYFNGVPEDQVLSNKPPNTSQQDWAKLVEKWNNPKHKATCAVNKRNRGEVKLHQTTGSQSYVAKRYCVREQGNGEEPDSVDLFKASHFSKTKGYTDVVQEVIDAMETARDETPEEGEEPKPIDEIVGGVLSEYSSSSKFLENMGIRSAGSQPISTNTSSARMRELEEIVQVQALQIEKAERNEQDLRATIISQQEKITDMEQKMEETNESNKRNEEQLAILKQKQETTDSLILRLISQSPIS